A window from Gossypium raimondii isolate GPD5lz chromosome 7, ASM2569854v1, whole genome shotgun sequence encodes these proteins:
- the LOC105768365 gene encoding ABC transporter B family member 15, which translates to MEEGKRKANMADKKMSSKDIGSIVKKNKNGSISSIFMHADGVDMCLMAVGFIGAVADGTVAPLIIYLTGRMFNSVGGANEASSVGILVHNVRQVALYVVLSACGGWAGSFLEGFCWTRTGERQATRMRTRYLKAVLRQDVGYFDLNVTSTAEVVTSVSNDSLIIQEVISEKVPNLIARGSTFIGTYIAAFLILWRLALVIFPSVLLLVVPSLIYGKILLGLARKIRVEYNKASTIVEQAISSIRTVYAFVGENKTTTEFSEALQGSLKLGLRQGLAKGLAIGSNGITFAIWAFITYYGSRMVMYHGAQGGTIFIVGTCIATGGQQLGTSLSNLKPLSEARSAAERINEVIRRTPKIDADNMEGEILDNILGEIEFKQVEFAYPSRPESIIFKNFCLKIPAGKTVALVGSSGSGKSTVISLLERFYDPLEGEILVDGVSINKLQLKWLRSQMGLVSQEPTLFATTIKENILFGKEDAGMEEVIEAAKASNAHNFISQLPQGYDTQVGERGVQMSGGQKQQIAIARAMIKAPKILLLDEATSALDSESERIVQQALNEASVGRTTIIVAHRLSTIRHADLIVVVKDGQVMEMGSHDELMVNENGFYPMLVQLQQTEQVKVQNKGNKDLSTNNSAYITNTEINITSSRRLSLPSRTSSANSVAPDHASLVGEMNVEDKKTSAPSFRRLLALTLPEWKQATLGCLSAILFGAVQPLSAFTMASMISIFFLTDHGEIKEKIKVYALSFLGLSLFSLIINIIQHYNFSYMGEHLTKRIREKMLSKVLTFEVGWFDQDENSSGTVCARLEKDATVVRSLFGDGVSLLVQTISGVTIACAMGLFIAWRLAIVMIVVQPLIILSMYTRMVILKKMSVKARKAQEESSKLAAEAVSNHRTITAFSSQDQIMKMLQAAQEVPRKENVRQSWFAGLGLGSAQFLTACIMAFDFWYGGKLISQGYITAKALIETFLILVSTGLVIAQAASMTSDMAKSAEVVRSLFAILDRCTRIEPDESSGYLAQEITGCVEICDVEFAYPARPNVSILKDFSISIEAGKSTALVGQSGSGKSTVISLIERFYDPVKGVVKIDGRDIKSYNLRSLRKHIALVSQEPTLFSGTIRENILYGAPDKIDESEIIEAAKAANAHDFIAGLVDGYDTRCGDRGVQLSGGQKQRIAIARAILRNPAMLLLDEATSALDSKSEKVVQEALERVMVGRTSVVVAHRLSTIKNCDLIVVLDKGKVVEKGNHSSLLAKGPTGAYYSLINLQSRAHNST; encoded by the exons ATGGAGGAAGGAAAACGAAAGGCTAATATGGCAGATAAGAAAATGAGTAGTAAAGATATTGGAAGCATTGTTAAGAAGAATAAAAATGGATCTATAAGCTCCATTTTCATGCATGCCGATGGTGTAGATATGTGTTTGATGGCTGTAGGCTTCATTGGAGCTGTTGCAGATGGCACTGTTGCACCCTTGATTATATATTTGACTGGTCGCATGTTTAACAGTGTTGGTGGTGCTAATGAAGCTTCATCTGTTGGTATTCTCGTCCACAACGTTCGCCAA GTTGCTCTGTATGTTGTTCTGAGTGCATGTGGGGGATGGGCTGGGTCCTTCCTAG aaGGATTTTGTTGGACAAGAACAGGTGAAAGACAAGCTACGAGAATGAGAACAAGGTATTTGAAAGCTGTTCTAAGGCAAGATGTAGGCTACTTTGATTTGAATGTAACAAGCACAGCTGAAGTAGTCACAAGTGTTTCCAATGACAGTCTCATAATTCAAGAAGTTATTAGTGAGAAG GTCCCAAACTTAATAGCAAGAGGTTCTACATTTATTGGAACTTACATAGCAGCTTTTCTGATCCTATGGAGACTAGCCCTTGTGATTTTCCCTTCTGTTTTGTTGTTGGTGGTTCCTAGTTTAATATATGGGAAGATTTTACTAGGTCTTGCAAGGAAGATTAGGGTGGAGTACAATAAGGCCAGCACAATAGTAGAACAGGCAATATCTTCCATAAGGACAGTTTATGCCTTTGTTGGTGAAAACAAAACCACAACTGAATTCTCTGAAGCTCTACAAGGATCCTTGAAGTTAGGGTTGAGGCAAGGGCTGGCTAAAGGCTTGGCCATTGGAAGCAATGGCATCACTTTTGCTATTTGGGCTTTCATTACCTACTATGGTAGCAGAATGGTCATGTACCATGGAGCTCAGGGAGGAACTATTTTCATAGTAGGCACCTGCATTGCTACTGGTGGACA ACAACTTGGTACTAGTTTATCCAACCTGAAGCCTTTATCTGAAGCACGTTCAGCTGCCGAACGAATAAATGAAGTGATAAGAAGAACCCCAAAAATAGATGCGGATAACATGGAAGGGGAAATTTTGGATAATATTTTAGGAGAAATTGAATTCAAGCAAGTAGAGTTTGCATACCCTTCAAGGCCTGAGAGCATAATTTTCAAGAACTTTTGTCTCAAAATTCCTGCAGGAAAGACTGTGGCCTTGGTGGGTAGTAGTGGATCAGGAAAATCAACTGTGATATCATTGTTGGAAAGGTTTTATGACCCACTTGAAGGGGAAATACTTGTTGATGGGGTTTCTATTAATAAATTGCAGCTCAAGTGGTTAAGGTCACAAATGGGGTTGGTGAGTCAAGAGCCTACATTGTTTGCAACAACCATTAAAGAGAACATACTTTTTGGAAAGGAGGATGCTGGAATGGAAGAGGTTATTGAAGCTGCTAAAGCTTCCAATGCCCATAACTTCATTTCTCAGTTGCCTCAAGGATATGACACCCAG GTTGGTGAAAGAGGGGTTCAAATGTCTGGTGGACAGAAACAACAAATTGCTATAGCAAGAGCCATGATTAAAGCACCCAAAATCCTCCTACTAGATGAGGCAACAAGTGCATTAGACTCTGAATCTGAACGTATTGTGCAACAAGCTCTTAACGAGGCCTCCGTTGGACGCACAACTATCATCGTTGCACATCGTCTTTCTACCATTAGACATGCAGATTTAATTGTTGTCGTCAAAGATGGTCAGGTCATGGAAATGGGGTCACATGATGAATTAATGGTCAACGAAAATGGCTTCTATCCCATGCTAGTGCAACTTCAACAAACAGAACAAGTAAAAGTccaaaacaaaggaaataaagATTTATCTACGAATAATTCCGCTTACATAACAAACACGGAAATCAATATTACAAGCAGTCGTAGACTTTCTTTACCCAGTCGGACAAGTTCAGCCAACTCTGTAGCACCAGATCATGCTTCACTAGTTGGAGAAATGAATGTTGAGGATAAAAAAACATCTGCACCATCTTTCAGGAGATTGTTGGCCTTGACTTTACCAGAGTGGAAACAAGCTACTCTGGGATGCTTAAGCGCAATTTTATTTGGTGCAGTGCAACCACTTTCAGCCTTCACAATGGCGTCAATgatatcaatattttttctcACAGATCATggtgaaattaaagaaaagataaagGTTTATGCTCTGAGTTTCCTTGGGCTTTCGTTGTTTtctttgataataaatattatcCAGCATTACAATTTTTCTTACATGGGAGAGCACTTGACAAAGAGGATAAGAGAGAAGATGCTTTCAAAGGTGTTGACTTTTGAAGTTGGGTGGTTTGACCAAGATGAGAATTCCAGTGGCACTGTTTGTGCTAGGTTAGAGAAAGATGCTACTGTG GTGAGATCTTTATTTGGTGATGGAGTGTCTCTTCTTGTGCAAACCATCTCGGGTGTAACTATAGCTTGTGCGATGGGCCTATTCATTGCGTGGAGACTTGCCATTGTCATGATTGTTGTCCAACCGCTCATCATCCTTAGCATGTACACTCGGATggttattcttaaaaaaatgtcTGTGAAAGCCAGAAAAGCACAAGAAGAAAGTAGCAAGCTTGCTGCAGAGGCAGTTTCCAACCACAGAACTATTACTGCCTTCTCATCTCAAGATCAAATCATGAAAATGTTGCAAGCAGCCCAAGAAGTTCCAAGAAAAGAGAATGTTAGACAATCTTGGTTTGCAGGTCTAGGACTTGGTTCAGCTCAATTTCTTACTGCTTGTATTATGGCCTTTGATTTTTGGTATGGTGGAAAACTCATATCTCAAGGATATATCACTGCTAAAGCCCTTATTGAAACATTCCTCATTTTGGTTAGCACCGGCCTTGTAATTGCTCAAGCTGCAAGCATGACATCGGACATGGCCAAGAGCGCTGAGGTTGTTAGATCTTTGTTTGCGATATTAGACCGCTGCACAAGGATTGAACCTGATGAATCTAGTGGTTACCTTGCACAAGAAATTACAGGATGTGTAGAAATCTGTGATGTTGAGTTTGCATATCCGGCTCGACCTAATGTGAGCATTTTGAAAGATTTCTCAATTAGCATAGAAGCCGGGAAATCAACAGCACTGGTGGGACAAAGTGGGTCTGGTAAATCAACCGTCATTAGTTTAATTGAGAGATTTTATGATCCTGTAAAAGGAGTTGTGAAGATTGATGGTCGAGATATAAAGTCTTACAACCTAAGGTCATTGAGGAAACACATAGCACTTGTTAGTCAAGAACCAACACTATTTTCTGGCACAATAAGGGAAAACATTCTATACGGAGCACCTGATAAAATCGATGAGTCCGAAATCATTGAGGCAGCCAAAGCAGCAAATGCACATGATTTCATAGCAGGTCTAGTAGATGGTTATGATACCCGGTGTGGAGACAGAGGTGTGCAACTATCTGGGGGCCAGAAGCAACGGATCGCCATAGCCAGAGCCATATTGAGGAACCCAGCAATGTTATTGTTAGATGAAGCAACCAGTGCACTTGACAGTAAATCTGAGAAAGTGGTGCAAGAGGCATTAGAGCGAGTGATGGTGGGAAGAACTAGTGTTGTTGTTGCACATAGGCTAAGCACCATTAAAAACTGTGATCTTATTGTTgtgttagacaaagggaaggtGGTGGAGAAAGGCAACCATTCATCTTTGTTAGCCAAGGGTCCAACAGGAGCTTACTACTCTTTGATTAATCTTCAAAGTAGAGCACATAATTCTACTTAG
- the LOC105768357 gene encoding ABC transporter B family member 15, with translation MDDDQREQLKTGAVKKVNGPIRSIFMHADAVDLWLMTLGFIGAVGDGFSTPLVLLVTGKLMNNFGDASAVTSDTFIQNINKNSVALLYLACGSWFACFLEGFCWSRTGERQATRMRARYLKAVLRQDVGYFDLHVSSTAEVITSVSNDSLVIQDVLSEKVPNFLMNVAIFVGCYMVAFIMLWRLAIVGFPFAVLLVIPGLMYGRGLIGIARKIREEYNKAGTIAEQAISSIRTVYAFVGETKTIAEFSAALQGSVKLGLKQGLAKGLAIGSNGVVFATWSFMAYYGSRMVMYQGAKGGTVFIVGAAIAMGGLALGASLSNLKYFSEACSAGERIMEVIRRVPKIDSDNLEGEIMEKFSGSVEFKHVEFAYPSRPETMILKDFSLTIPAGKTVALVGGSGSGKSTVIALLQRFYDPLGGEILLGGVAIDKLQVKWLRSQMGLVSQEPALFATTIKENILFGKEDATMEEIIEAAKASNAHNFICQLPQGYDTQVGERGVQMSGGQKQRIAIARAIIKAPRILLLDEATSALDSESERVVQEAIDQASIGRTTIVIAHRLSTIRNADLIAVFQNGQVIEIGSHNELIENQNGHYTSLVHLQQTEKEKNPEEANSTLPTCASSSITNMDINNTSSRRLSLVSGSSSANSFSQNRAPLAGVSVVEDQEKLPVPSFRRLLALNLPEWKQAMMGCSCAILFGAVQPVYAFSLGSMISVYFLTNHDEIKEKTKIYALCFLGLSVFSFLINVGQHYNFAYMGEYLTKRIRERMLSKILTFEVGWLDQDENSSGAICSRLAKDANVVRSLVGDRMALVVQTISAVTIAFTMGLVIAWRLALVMIAVQPIIIVCFYARRVLLKSMSQKAIKAQEESSKLAAEAVSNLRTITAFSSQDRILKMLDKAQEGPRRESIRQSWFAGIGLGTSTSLTTCTWALDFWYGGKLMSHGYITAKALFETFMILVSTGRVIADAGSMTSDLAKGSDAVGSVFAILDRYTRIEPEDPDGYKPEKMTGHVELRDIDFAYPARPDIIIFKGFSLKIEAGKSTALVGQSGSGKSTIIGLIERFYDPLEGAVRIDGRDIRSYHLRSLRKHIALVSQEPTLFAGTIRENIAYGASDETDEAEIIEAARAANAHDFISGLKDGYHTWCGERGVQLSGGQKQRIAIARAILRNPAILLLDEATSALDSQSEKAVQDALERVMVGRTSVIVAHRLSTIQNCDQIAVLDKGKVIEKGTHQSLLAKGPTGAYFSLVNLQRRPHNNTAHSIN, from the exons ATGGATGATGATCAGAGAGAGCAGCTGAAAACTGGTGCAGTCAAGAAAGTAAATGGGCCTATAAGGTCCATATTCATGCATGCCGACGCTGTGGATTTGTGGTTGATGACTCTCGGCTTCATCGGCGCCGTCGGTGATGGTTTCAGTACACCTCTTGTTTTGCTTGTTACTGGCAAGTTAATGAACAATTTTGGTGATGCTTCAGCTGTCACTTCAGACACGTTCATTCAAAATATCAACAag AACTCGGTGGCTCTTTTGTATTTGGCTTGTGGGTCATGGTTTGCTTGTTTTCTAg AGGGGTTTTGTTGGTCAAGAACAGGTGAAAGACAAGCAACAAGAATGAGAGCCAGATATCTGAAAGCAGTTTTAAGACAAGATGTGGGGTACTTTGATTTGCATGTTAGCAGCACAGCTGAAGTTATCACTAGTGTTTCAAATGACAGCCTCGTAATCCAAGATGTCCTCAGTGAAAAg GTACCAAATTTTCTGATGAATGTTGCAATATTTGTGGGGTGCTACATGGTAGCATTTATAATGCTGTGGAGACTAGCAATAGTAGGCTTTCCTTTTGCTGTGCTTCTGGTGATTCCTGGTTTAATGTATGGAAGGGGATTGATAGGAATAGCTAGAAAGATAAGGGAGGAATATAACAAAGCTGGTACAATAGCAGAACAGGCAATATCTTCTATAAGAACAGTTTATGCCTTTGTTGGTGAGACCAAAACCATTGCAGAATTCTCAGCAGCTTTACAAGGGTCAGTCAAGTTGGGGTTAAAGCAAGGTTTGGCTAAAGGTCTAGCAATTGGAAGCAATGGGGTGGTTTTTGCAACTTGGTCGTTCATGGCTTATTATGGTAGTAGGATGGTCATGTACCAGGGTGCTAAAGGAGGAACTGTTTTCATTGTTGGCGCAGCCATTGCCATGGGAGGCTT GGCATTGGGGGCTAGTTTGTCAAACCTGAAGTATTTCTCTGAAGCATGTTCAGCTGGGGAGAGGATAATGGAAGTGATAAGAAGGGTCCCTAAGATTGATTCAGACAATTTAGAAGGTGAAatcatggaaaaattttcagGATCCGTGGAATTCAAGcatgttgaatttgcatatccATCAAGGCCTGAAACCATGATTCTCAAAGATTTTTCCCTAACCATTCCAGCTGGAAAGACTGTGGCATTAGTGGGTGGGAGTGGCTCGGGGAAATCCACAGTCATAGCACTACTGCAAAGGTTTTATGACCCACTAGGGGGAGAGATACTCCTTGGTGGGGTCGCCATTGATAAGTTGCAGGTCAAGTGGCTAAGGTCACAAATGGGTTTGGTGAGTCAGGAGCCAGCACTTTTTGCAACAACCATAAAGGAGAACATACTTTTTGGCAAGGAAGATGCTACCATGGAAGAGATTATCGAAGCTGCCAAAGCCTCAAATGCCCACAATTTCATCTGCCAATTGCCACAGGGTTATGACACTCAG GTTGGCGAAAGAGGAGTTCAAATGTCAGGAGGACAAAAGCAAAGAATTGCTATAGCAAGAGCAATTATAAAAGCACCCCGAATCCTTCTTTTAGATGAGGCAACAAGTGCACTAGACTCGGAATCTGAACGAGTGGTGCAAGAAGCAATAGACCAAGCCTCCATTGGCCGAACCACCATAGTAATCGCCCACCGCCTGTCTACCATCCGCAACGCTGATCTTATAGCAGTTTTCCAAAATGGCCAGGTTATAGAAATTGGATCACATAATGAGCTGATAGAAAATCAAAATGGTCACTACACTTCATTAGTCCACCTTCAACaaacagagaaagaaaagaacccTGAAGAAGCTAACTCAACTTTACCTACTTGTGCTTCATCTTCAATCACAAATATGGATATCAACAACACAAGTAGTAGAAGACTTTCATTGGTTAGTGGATCAAGTTCTGCCAATTCTTTTTCCCAAAACCGTGCTCCACTGGCTGGCGTTTCCGTGGTGGAAGATCAAGAAAAATTGCCAGTCCCCTCTTTTAGAAGATTGTTGGCATTGAACTTACCAGAATGGAAGCAAGCAATGATGGGATGTTCATGTGCAATCCTATTTGGTGCAGTTCAACCTGTTTATGCATTCTCACTAGGATCTATGATATCAGTATATTTTCTGACTAATCATGATGAGATCAAGGAAAAGACTAAGATCTATGCCTTATGCTTTCTCGGGTTGTCGGTGTTTTCATTTCTGATTAATGTTGGCCAACATTATAATTTTGCATACATGGGAGAATACTTGACAAAGAGGATTAGAGAGCGCATGCTTTCAAAGATACTCACTTTCGAAGTAGGCTGGCTTGATCAAGATGAGAATTCAAGTGGGGCTATTTGCTCTAGACTTGCCAAGGATGCCAATGTG gTAAGATCTTTGGTTGGTGACAGAATGGCACTAGTTGTTCAAACCATTTCAGCAGTAACCATAGCTTTCACCATGGGGCTGGTCATAGCTTGGAGGCTTGCACTTGTGATGATAGCGGTCCAACCAATCATCATCGTTTGTTTCTACGCGAGACGTGTCTTGCTTAAAAGCATGTCTCAGAAGGCTATCAAAGCCCAAGAGGAAAGCAGCAAGCTAGCTGCAGAGGCAGTTTCCAACCTCCGAACCATCACTGCCTTCTCCTCCCAAGACCGAATCCTGAAAATGCTCGACAAAGCCCAAGAAGGCCCACGAAGAGAGAGCATTCGCCAATCATGGTTCGCTGGTATTGGCCTTGGCACATCAACAAGCCTAACAACTTGTACTTGGGCCTTAGACTTTTGGTATGGTGGAAAACTTATGTCACATGGCTACATCACTGCAAAGGCTTTGTTTGAAACCTTCATGATCTTAGTAAGCACAGGTCGAGTAATAGCCGACGCAGGAAGCATGACTTCTGACCTCGCGAAGGGCTCAGATGCAGTTGGATCAGTCTTTGCTATATTGGATCGATACACTAGAATTGAACCCGAAGACCCTGACGGTTACAAACCCGAAAAGATGACAGGCCATGTAGAACTTCGCGACATAGACTTCGCGTACCCCGCCCGACCAGATATTATTATCTTTAAAGGCTTCTCACTCAAAATTGAAGCAGGTAAATCAACAGCATTGGTAGGACAAAGCGGGTCGGGTAAGTCAACCATCATCGGATTAATTGAGAGATTTTATGATCCTCTTGAGGGAGCAGTAAGGATTGATGGTAGAGATATAAGGTCATACCACCTTAGGTCGCTAAGGAAACACATTGCACTTGTTAGCCAAGAGCCCACATTATTTGCTGGTACAATCCGAGAAAACATTGCATATGGTGCATCTGATGAGACAGATGAAGCAGAGATCATTGAGGCAGCTAGAGCAGCCAATGCCCATGATTTCATTTCAGGGTTAAAAGATGGGTATCATACATGGTGTGGTGAAAGGGGAGTTCAGCTATCTGGTGGCCAAAAGCAACGCATTGCAATAGCAAGAGCCATATTGAGAAACCCGGCAATTTTACTCTTAGATGAGGCAACCAGTGCCCTTGACAGTCAATCAGAGAAAGCAGTACAAGATGCACTTGAAAGAGTAATGGTGGGGAGAACCAGTGTGATTGTGGCACATAGGTTAAGCACCATTCAAAACTGTGACCAAATTGCAGTGTTGGATAAAGGCAAGGTTATAGAGAAAGGGACCCATCAATCTTTGTTGGCTAAAGGACCCACTGGAGCATACTTCTCATTGGTTAATCTCCAAAGGAGACCCCACAACAACACTGCTCACTCAATCAACTAA